The segment GAACGACTCCGGCACCCGGGTCGACGACCCGCGGGTGAGAGCCGCCTGCGAGGTGACGTCGGGGTTCTCGCCGTGGTGGAGGACCCGGAACACCTTGGCGATGACCGGGTGGGACTCGCCCTCGATGTCGTAGATGATCGACGTGTTCGACTGCTCGCCCTCGAGGACGCGGGAACGGGTGACGCGACCCGGGTCGGAGACGCGGTGCCCGTCGGCCGTGACGTCGGAGCCCTCCACGTGCTTCTCCGACGCCATCGTCGCGAGGAGGGCGTGCGCGTAGGCGGGATCGTGGGGCCCGTCGTAGAGGTAGACCCCGTCGCTCGATCCGATGAAGGCCGCGTCGCCGCCGGGCAGCGGCGAGGTGCGGGCGACGACCGGCACCTGGTAAAGGACGGGCTTGTCGGGCGCTTCGTCGATCACGAGGAGCGTCATGACGAGACCTTCGTCGAGGGTCTCCTCCATGCTGCCGATCACGCGGAGGACGGGGGTTCGGCCCTTCGTGGCGTACCAGCGCTGACGCGCCATCCAGCCGGCGAAGAACGGGGCGACAGTGCTCATCACCCCACGGTACGCCCCTGTCGTCCCCCTGAGACTGACCATTGTCCCCCTGTTCCCGGGAGCGGCCCCGGGACGGGGACCCGGCACGGTAGAACGGACGCATGTCGCGAACCGAGCAGATCGAGATCGAACGCAAGTACGACGTGGACGGCGCCGTGCGCGTGCCCGACCTCCGGGGGACGGGCCCCGTCGAGACGGTGGCGGTCGACGAACCCGTGCTCCTCCGGGCGGTCTACTTCGACACCGCCGAGCACCTCCTCCTCGCCAACCGCATCACCCTGCGTCGACGCACCGGAGGGCACGACGCCGGCTGGCACGTCAAACTCCCCGCGGGTCTCGGCGCCCGCCGCGAGCTGCACGCCCCGCTCGGGATCGACCCCGACGAGGCCCTCCCGGCGACCCTCCGCCACGCGGTCGAGATCGTCCTCCGCGGTCGGCCCCTGCATGCCGTCCTCGTGCTGGAGACGACGCGCACGGCCACCCACCTGCTCGACGCCGACGGGCGAGCGCTCGCCGAGCTGGCCGACGACGAGGTCGAGGCCACGCATCCGGGCACGGCCGAGGTGCGGCGCTGGCGGGAGTGGGAGCTGGAGCTGGCCCCCGGCATCTCCCGCGCCGACGGCGAGTCCCTGCAGGATGCGGTCGGCGACGCCCTCCAGCGAGCGGGCGCCTCGGCCTCCGCCTCCGTCTCGAAGCTCTCGCGCGGCCTCGGCGACGCACTGCCCGCCGTCGTGGTCGCGGCTCCGGCCGATCCGTCGGAGTCGGCGGAGCGCCCCAAGAAGTCGTCCGCGGGGGCCTTCGTCACGCGGGCGCTCGACGCGGCCGTGACCGAGTTTCAAGAGCTCGACGGACCGACCCGCGAGGGGGAGGACGACGCCGTGCACCGCTTCCGGACCGCGACGCGGCGGCTCCGGGGCATCCTGCGTCTCGGCGGATCCGTGCTGGACGCCGACGAGGCCGCCCGGGTCGACGACGCGCTGGCCCGGATCGGTCGCGCCGCCGGCGCCAGTCGCGATCTGGAGGTCGCCCTCGCCCTCGTCGACCGGACGGCGCTCGCCGCCCCCGAGTCGTTCGTCGCGCAGGAGACCCTCGGTCGTCTCCGCGCCTCGCTCCGGGAGTCCGCCCGCGACGCCGCACACGACCTCGACCGCGCGATGACCGACCCGTCGTACTTCGAGCTGCTCGACCGGCTCGACCGGCTCGTCGAGGTCGTGCCGAGCGGCGAGGACGCCGGGCGGAAGGCGGACGACGTCGTCGCGGGCCGGCTCCGGAAGGCCACCCGGCGCGCGAGGAGACGCCTCGACGCGGCCGTCCGATCGATCGAGAGCGGCGAGGTCGATCTCGCCCTCGTCCACTCCGCGCGCAAGGCCACGCGGACGCTCCGCTACGAGCACCAGGCCGCGCGACGCGCAGGAGTCACGGGGTCGGCGAGCCGGAAGGCCGCCCGGCGCGCGCACGACGTCCAGGACGTCCTCGGCGAGGCGCTCGACGCGGCGAACGCCGTCACGCTCTTCGTCGACGCCGCGGAGAAGGCGCGCTGGGCGGGGGAGGACACCTTCGGCTACGGGGTCCTCGCCACCGTCGCCTCCGCGGAGCGCGATCGCGCGCTCGCTCACCTTCCCCGTCTGGCGCGGCGTCTGGCCTGATCCGGCCTAGCGGGCGTCGAGGGTCTGGCGGGCGTCGAGGACCGCGACCACGCGGCGGACGGTCGCGTCGTTTCTGGCGGTCACCGTGACTCCGACCGAGCGCCAGAAGGCCGCGGGGACGCGCGACGCCAGCACTCCGTCGGGGAGCCACTGGTAGATCGCGCCGGGCGTCGCGACGAACTCCTCGGGCACGAGGTCGCGGGTGGTCGGCGCCGCCAGGAGAAGGGCATCGACGTCGAGCGGCGCCGCGGGGAACGAGACCAGGAGGCGCGTGGCGTCGCGATCGTCGCGCCGGAGCGGATTCGCCGCGGCGATCTCGCGGAAGCGCTCGCCCGCGACGATCACGAGCGGCGCGTCCACGCCGGTGCCGTCGCGGACGGCCTCCCGGAGGGTCGCAGGATCCGGGACGGCGCGGCCCGCGAAGACGACGTTCCCGCTGGCGAGGACCGTCGTCACGTCGTGAAACCCCAGGCCCTCGACCACAGCGCGGAGATCGGCCATCGCGATCCGCTTCGCCCGCCTCACGTTGATGCCGCGGAGCAGGGCGACGTGATCGGCCACGACTCAGGCCAGGCCGAGGACGTCGAGGATCCAGGCCACCTCGAAGGCGCGCTCGCGCCAGGACTCGTAGCGTCCGCTGACGCCGCCGTGGCCCGCCTGCATCTCGATCTTCAGCGACACCGGGGCTCCCGCCTCGCGGAGTCGCGCCACCCACTTCGCCGGTTCGACGTAGAGCACGCGGGTGTCGTTGAGCGAGGTGACGGCCAGGATGCGCGGGTAGCCGGAGGCGTCGTCGGGCACGTTCTCGTACGGCGTGTACGAGCGCATGTACTCGTAGACCTCGGGGTCGTGCAGCGGGTCTCCCCACTCGTCCCACTCGATCACGGTGAGCGGCAGGTCGGGGTCGAGGATGCTCGTGAGGGCGTCGACGAAGGGCACGGCCGCGAGGATGCCGGCGAAGAGGCCGGGGGCGAGGTTGGCGACCGCGCCCATCAGGAGCCCGCCGGCGCTCCCGCCCTCGGCGACGAGCCTCTCGGGCGTCGTCCGGCCCTCAGCGACGAGGTGCTCGGCGACGGCGACGAAGTCGGTGAAGGTGTTCCGCTTCGTGAGCGTCTTGCCGTTCTCGTACCACTCGCGGCCCATCTCGCCGCCGCCCCGCACGTGCGCGACCGCGAAGACGACGCCGCGATCGAGGAGGCTGAGGCGGGCGACGCTGAAGCCGGGGTCGATGCTGTGCTCGTAGGAGCCGTAGCCGTAGAGGTGGAGCGGCGCCGGCTCGCCCTCGCGGACGAGGTCGCGTCGCCACACGAGCGAGACCGGCACGCGCGTGCCGTCGGCGGCGGTCGCCCACTCGCGGCGCTGCTCGTAGTCGCCGGCGTCGTAGTCGCCGAGGACGACCTGCTGCTTGAGGAGCCGCCGACCGCCGGTGGTCACGTCGAGGTCGGAGACGGTCGTCGGCGTCACGAACGAGCTGAAGACGAACCGCGCCGTCGTCTGCGCGAACTCGGGGTTGGCGCTCCAGCCCGCGGTGAAGAGCTCCTCGTCGAAGGCGAGCGGCTCGAGGTCGCCGTAGCCGTCGGGGTGGAGGCCGATCACACCGATCTGGGAGAGCCCGTCGGAGCGGAAGTCGACGAGCAGGTGCTTCGCGAACGCGTCGACGCCCTCGAGGCGGCGGCCGTCGCGGTGAGCGACGACGACGCGGCGGTCGGTGGTCGACAGGGGGTCGTCGGCCGGGACATCGACGAGCTCGAAGCCGGGGGCGCCGTCGTTGTGGAGGACGAGGAGCCGGTCGCTGCCGCCGACGATGGCGTGCTCCACCTCGTACTCGACGCCCTCGCGACGGGGCCAGACGACGCGGAACTCGCCCGTCGGGTCGGCCGTGTCGAGGAGCCAGGTCTCGCTGGTGATCTTGGAACCCGCGTCGATGACGAGGTACTGGCGGCTGCGCGTCATGCCGACGCCGATCCAGTAGCGGTCGTCGGGCTCCTCGAAGACCTTGACGTCGTCGGTCGGGCCGCCGACCTCGTGCCGCCAGATGGTGTCGGGGCGCCAGGAGTCGTCGACGGTGGGGTAGAAGAGGTAGCGGCCGGAGGCGTCGAAGGTCGCGCCGGGCGCCGTCTCGGCGATGACGTCGGGGAGGTTCTCGCCCGTTCGGAGGTCGCGGATGCGGAGCGTGTAGCGCTCGTCGCCCTCGAGGTCGGTCGCGAAGGCGAGCAGGGCCCCGTCGGGGGAGACGTCGAAGCTCCCCATCGAGAAGAAGTCGTGACCTTCCGCCTCGACGTTGCCGTCGAAGACGACCTCCTCGCCCGGTGCGGGCACGCCGGCCTCGATGACGGGCGGGGTCCAGTCGTCGGGACCGTCCACGGGCAGGCGGCACTGGATGCCGTACTGCTTGCCCTCCTCGGTCCGGGAGTAGTACCAGTAGTCGCCCTCGCGCGTCGGCACGCCGAGGTCGGTCTCCTGCACGCGGCCCTTGATCTCCTCGAAGATCGTGGTCCGCAGCCCCGCGAGGTGCTTCGTCGTGGCCTCGGTGTAGGCGTTCTCGGCCTCGAGGTGCGCCAGGACCTCGGCGCTCTCCTTCTCGCGGAGCCACTCGTAGTCGTCGACGAAGTCGTGACCGTGGTGCGAACGCGTGCGGGGCTTCTTGGCGGCTCGCGGAGCCGTCGGGGAGACGGCGTCGTCGGGATTCCGGGCGGGGGAGTGCTCCATGGGATCAGCCTAGCGACGCCCCGGGAACGACCAGGTCGTCGATCGTCGGCCCGAGGACGGCGTTGCCCGGCTCGAGGTCGTCGACCCCGTCGTAGCCCCGGGCCAGGACCCGCACGGAGGCGTTGAGCCGGGCCTGCAGCTGCATGAGATGGAGCTCGTACAGGGCGGGATCGGCTTCGCTGTCGTCGAGGAACGTGTTGCACGCCAGGGTCATCCCGTCGAGGGTGGGGAGAGCCCTGGACCGTGGCACCGTGGCTCTCCTCGCGCTCCGGATCTCGCCCCGCAGCGACGCGATCGAGTGGCGGGATCGCTCCCACGCGGGGTCGATGGCCTCGGCGCGCGGGCTCTCGCGGGGGACGCGCCGCCGGAGGACCCGGCGGAAGTGGATCTCGTGCACCAGCTCGTTGAGCGCCGACTCCTCGGTGCCTCGCGCCTGGATC is part of the Frondihabitans sp. 762G35 genome and harbors:
- a CDS encoding S9 family peptidase, producing the protein MEHSPARNPDDAVSPTAPRAAKKPRTRSHHGHDFVDDYEWLREKESAEVLAHLEAENAYTEATTKHLAGLRTTIFEEIKGRVQETDLGVPTREGDYWYYSRTEEGKQYGIQCRLPVDGPDDWTPPVIEAGVPAPGEEVVFDGNVEAEGHDFFSMGSFDVSPDGALLAFATDLEGDERYTLRIRDLRTGENLPDVIAETAPGATFDASGRYLFYPTVDDSWRPDTIWRHEVGGPTDDVKVFEEPDDRYWIGVGMTRSRQYLVIDAGSKITSETWLLDTADPTGEFRVVWPRREGVEYEVEHAIVGGSDRLLVLHNDGAPGFELVDVPADDPLSTTDRRVVVAHRDGRRLEGVDAFAKHLLVDFRSDGLSQIGVIGLHPDGYGDLEPLAFDEELFTAGWSANPEFAQTTARFVFSSFVTPTTVSDLDVTTGGRRLLKQQVVLGDYDAGDYEQRREWATAADGTRVPVSLVWRRDLVREGEPAPLHLYGYGSYEHSIDPGFSVARLSLLDRGVVFAVAHVRGGGEMGREWYENGKTLTKRNTFTDFVAVAEHLVAEGRTTPERLVAEGGSAGGLLMGAVANLAPGLFAGILAAVPFVDALTSILDPDLPLTVIEWDEWGDPLHDPEVYEYMRSYTPYENVPDDASGYPRILAVTSLNDTRVLYVEPAKWVARLREAGAPVSLKIEMQAGHGGVSGRYESWRERAFEVAWILDVLGLA
- a CDS encoding DUF1697 domain-containing protein; translated protein: MADHVALLRGINVRRAKRIAMADLRAVVEGLGFHDVTTVLASGNVVFAGRAVPDPATLREAVRDGTGVDAPLVIVAGERFREIAAANPLRRDDRDATRLLVSFPAAPLDVDALLLAAPTTRDLVPEEFVATPGAIYQWLPDGVLASRVPAAFWRSVGVTVTARNDATVRRVVAVLDARQTLDAR
- a CDS encoding CYTH and CHAD domain-containing protein, producing the protein MSRTEQIEIERKYDVDGAVRVPDLRGTGPVETVAVDEPVLLRAVYFDTAEHLLLANRITLRRRTGGHDAGWHVKLPAGLGARRELHAPLGIDPDEALPATLRHAVEIVLRGRPLHAVLVLETTRTATHLLDADGRALAELADDEVEATHPGTAEVRRWREWELELAPGISRADGESLQDAVGDALQRAGASASASVSKLSRGLGDALPAVVVAAPADPSESAERPKKSSAGAFVTRALDAAVTEFQELDGPTREGEDDAVHRFRTATRRLRGILRLGGSVLDADEAARVDDALARIGRAAGASRDLEVALALVDRTALAAPESFVAQETLGRLRASLRESARDAAHDLDRAMTDPSYFELLDRLDRLVEVVPSGEDAGRKADDVVAGRLRKATRRARRRLDAAVRSIESGEVDLALVHSARKATRTLRYEHQAARRAGVTGSASRKAARRAHDVQDVLGEALDAANAVTLFVDAAEKARWAGEDTFGYGVLATVASAERDRALAHLPRLARRLA